The Streptomyces nitrosporeus genome includes a window with the following:
- a CDS encoding FAD-binding and (Fe-S)-binding domain-containing protein — protein MPEPSPVPPAPPPPGLARDLAAAVRGDVDFSRTARALTTMDASNYRRVPHGVVAPRDAADVAAALAVCREHRVPVVPRGGGTSIAGQATGTGVVLDFTRHMGAVLELDPATRTAVVQPGVVLDVLRAAAAPHGLTFGPDPSTHSRCTLGGMIGNNSCGSHSVAWGTTADNVESLRVLRYDGTGAGPLTLGRGWAGAPPGLREFAGDPGNRALIRTGFPGLPRRISGYALDALLPESTPDRTGPDLARAFCGSEGTLGVLTEATVRLVGAPAARALAVLGYPDESAAAEAAPGLLPHHPLTVEGMAADLVREGAGLPRGGAWLFVETGGGTPAEARAHAERIVRAADALDAAVVTDPAGMRTLWRIREDAAGTATRMPDGTEAWPGWEDCAVPPARLGPYLRDFRALLTAHGLRGAPYGHFGDGCIHVRIDFDLLTADGVARFRRFSEEQAGLVVAYGGSLSGEHGDGQARAELLPRMYGPEIVALFGRFKDLWDPDGGMNPGMLVRPDPLDTNLRFGVLPERPVDVAFGYPEDGGDFTAAVRRCVGVAKCRTTAASGTGVMCPSFRATGEEAHSTRGRARLLHEMLAGEVVTDGWRSAEVRDALDLCLSCKGCRSDCPVGVDMATYKAEFLHHHYRGRPRPAAHYAMGRLPRWLRAAAPFARPLNALARIRPLAALAKRLAGVAPQRTLPALARVTFRDWAARRVPAPGRGEAVTLWPDTFTDHFSPEVGRAAVRVLEAAGRAPVLPERGVCCGLTYVSTGQLDQARTVMRRTLDRMEPLLGRPVVVLEPSCAAALRTDLPDLLPDDPRAARLAGDVRTLAQYLQEYAPDWTPPRLDRPVAGQTHCHQHAVLGDAAERRLRERAGLTGGLSGGCCGLAGNFGFEKGHWEVSTACAEDQLLPAVRAAAPGTELLADGFSCRTQLGQLAGRRARHLAEVLAEGIDRRPDGAADRG, from the coding sequence ATGCCCGAGCCGTCCCCCGTGCCGCCCGCCCCGCCGCCTCCCGGTCTCGCCCGGGACCTCGCCGCCGCCGTACGCGGTGACGTGGACTTCAGCCGTACCGCACGCGCGCTGACCACCATGGACGCGTCCAACTACCGCCGCGTCCCGCACGGGGTCGTCGCCCCGCGCGACGCGGCAGACGTGGCCGCCGCGCTCGCCGTCTGCCGGGAGCACCGGGTGCCCGTCGTGCCCCGGGGCGGCGGTACGTCCATCGCCGGGCAGGCCACCGGCACCGGGGTCGTCCTCGACTTCACCCGCCACATGGGCGCGGTCCTGGAGCTGGACCCCGCCACCCGTACCGCCGTCGTCCAGCCCGGCGTCGTCCTGGACGTGCTGCGTGCCGCAGCCGCCCCGCACGGACTGACCTTCGGGCCCGACCCCTCGACCCACAGCCGCTGCACCCTCGGCGGCATGATCGGCAACAACTCCTGCGGCTCCCACTCCGTGGCCTGGGGCACCACCGCCGACAACGTGGAGAGCCTGCGCGTCCTGCGGTACGACGGGACCGGCGCCGGACCCCTCACCCTCGGCAGGGGATGGGCCGGAGCCCCGCCCGGCCTCCGGGAGTTCGCCGGGGATCCGGGAAACCGCGCCCTCATCCGCACCGGGTTCCCCGGACTCCCGCGCCGTATCAGCGGATACGCCCTCGACGCGCTGCTTCCGGAAAGCACCCCGGACCGCACCGGGCCGGACCTGGCGCGGGCGTTCTGCGGCAGCGAAGGCACCCTCGGGGTCCTCACCGAGGCGACCGTGCGCCTCGTCGGGGCGCCCGCCGCCCGCGCGCTCGCCGTCCTCGGCTACCCCGACGAGTCCGCCGCCGCCGAGGCCGCCCCCGGCCTCCTCCCGCACCACCCGCTCACCGTCGAGGGCATGGCCGCCGACCTCGTACGCGAGGGGGCCGGACTGCCGCGCGGCGGGGCCTGGCTCTTCGTCGAGACGGGCGGGGGCACCCCGGCCGAGGCCCGCGCCCACGCGGAGCGGATCGTGCGCGCCGCCGACGCCCTGGACGCCGCCGTCGTCACCGACCCGGCCGGCATGCGCACCCTGTGGCGCATCCGCGAGGACGCGGCCGGCACCGCCACCCGCATGCCCGACGGGACGGAGGCGTGGCCCGGCTGGGAGGACTGCGCCGTACCGCCCGCCCGGCTCGGTCCCTACCTCCGCGACTTCCGCGCCCTGCTCACCGCACACGGCCTGCGCGGCGCCCCCTACGGGCACTTCGGCGACGGCTGCATCCACGTACGCATCGACTTCGACCTGCTCACCGCCGACGGCGTCGCCCGCTTCCGCCGCTTCTCCGAGGAGCAGGCCGGCCTCGTCGTCGCGTACGGCGGCTCGCTGAGCGGGGAACACGGCGACGGACAGGCCCGCGCCGAACTCCTGCCCCGTATGTACGGGCCGGAGATCGTCGCCCTGTTCGGCCGGTTCAAGGACCTGTGGGACCCGGACGGAGGTATGAACCCCGGCATGCTGGTCCGGCCGGACCCCCTCGACACCAACCTCCGCTTCGGTGTGCTCCCGGAGCGGCCGGTCGACGTGGCCTTCGGCTACCCGGAGGACGGCGGCGACTTCACCGCCGCCGTACGCCGCTGCGTCGGCGTCGCCAAGTGCCGTACCACCGCCGCGTCCGGTACCGGCGTGATGTGCCCCTCCTTCCGGGCGACCGGCGAGGAGGCCCACTCCACCCGGGGCCGCGCCAGGCTGCTGCACGAGATGCTCGCCGGAGAGGTCGTCACCGACGGCTGGCGGTCCGCCGAGGTACGCGACGCACTCGACCTCTGCCTCTCCTGCAAGGGCTGCCGCAGCGACTGCCCGGTCGGTGTCGACATGGCCACCTACAAGGCGGAGTTCCTCCACCACCACTACCGGGGCCGCCCGCGTCCCGCCGCGCACTACGCCATGGGCCGGCTGCCCCGGTGGCTGCGGGCCGCCGCGCCCTTCGCCCGGCCGCTCAACGCCCTGGCCCGGATCCGCCCGCTCGCCGCCCTCGCCAAACGCCTCGCCGGGGTCGCCCCCCAGCGCACCCTCCCGGCCCTGGCCCGGGTCACCTTCCGCGACTGGGCGGCCCGCAGGGTCCCGGCCCCGGGGCGCGGAGAGGCGGTCACCCTCTGGCCCGACACCTTCACCGACCACTTCTCACCCGAGGTCGGACGCGCCGCCGTCCGTGTCCTGGAGGCGGCCGGCCGCGCCCCCGTCCTCCCGGAGCGCGGGGTGTGCTGCGGCCTCACCTATGTCTCGACCGGCCAGCTCGACCAGGCCCGTACGGTCATGCGCCGCACCCTGGACCGGATGGAACCCCTGCTCGGCCGTCCGGTCGTCGTCCTGGAGCCCAGCTGCGCCGCCGCCCTCCGCACCGACCTGCCGGACCTCCTCCCCGACGACCCGCGCGCCGCGCGGCTGGCCGGGGACGTACGCACCCTGGCCCAGTACCTTCAGGAGTACGCCCCCGACTGGACCCCGCCCCGGCTGGACCGGCCGGTCGCCGGACAGACCCACTGCCACCAGCACGCGGTTCTCGGCGACGCGGCCGAGCGGCGGCTGCGCGAACGGGCCGGCCTCACCGGCGGACTCAGCGGCGGCTGCTGCGGACTCGCCGGCAACTTCGGCTTCGAGAAGGGCCACTGGGAGGTGTCCACCGCCTGCGCCGAGGACCAGCTCCTGCCCGCCGTACGCGCCGCCGCCCCCGGCACCGAACTGCTGGCCGACGGCTTCTCCTGCCGTACCCAGCTCGGTCAGCTGGCGGGCCGCCGGGCCCGGCACCTCGCCGAGGTCCTGGCGGAAGGCATCGACCGGAGGCCGGACGGCGCGGCGGACCGGGGGTGA
- a CDS encoding LCP family protein, producing MDAQSRGRDEGIDPADQWVLNPDTGDYELRLNPSSGRPQAPAGPARPSASRTSAPSAPRRARPAAPPSDERTSVPGQRGGRRPDRDAADGDGQPERRPGGRAADRNAAAGRRKGKSRKARKTGHNGRSRKKKALVWSGGVLAFLLVGTATAGYLVYQHFNGNITSVSSDGAGTGGFSKDRAINVLVIGTDKRTGEGNEGYGDKESAGHADTTILFHVSKDRTNATALSIPRDLIATVPDCPTAQDDGTTKTIPGTEGDRFNTSLGQSGRSPSCTMRTVTELTGIEVDHFMVADFNAVKTLTTAVDGVDVCLDKDIKDAKSHLDLPKGEHTLQGEEALSFLRTRYSVGFGSDLSRIELQQQFLGSLMRKLKSNDTLTSPTKMWTLAEAATQALTVDDKIADINELRKLGMELASVDPKNITFTTVPVLDNPNDKATVILDTTRAPQVFSMMREDVSFTEVAAQKKAAAKEKEAAKLKGEMADPADVRVDVYNGGAPGGSAQSALDWLQNEQGVLKSANKSNAPQDVKRTQLVYAPDQADQARRLADMMGLTASALKPTTTDAGEMEPMVLTLGPDFQKAGTPLSAPKQAPKDIQRVEADKQVCAK from the coding sequence GTGGACGCGCAAAGCCGTGGGCGGGACGAGGGAATCGACCCCGCAGACCAGTGGGTGCTCAACCCCGACACCGGCGATTACGAACTGCGACTGAACCCTTCCTCAGGGCGACCGCAGGCGCCGGCGGGCCCGGCCCGTCCGTCCGCCTCCAGAACGTCCGCCCCCTCGGCCCCCCGCCGGGCGCGCCCCGCCGCCCCGCCGTCCGACGAGCGCACCTCGGTGCCGGGGCAGCGCGGCGGCCGGAGGCCGGACCGGGACGCCGCCGACGGGGACGGGCAGCCGGAGCGCAGGCCCGGGGGCCGGGCCGCGGACCGCAACGCCGCCGCCGGCCGCCGCAAGGGGAAGTCCAGGAAAGCCCGGAAGACGGGGCACAACGGACGGTCCCGCAAGAAGAAGGCCCTCGTCTGGTCCGGCGGGGTGCTGGCCTTCCTGCTGGTGGGCACCGCCACGGCCGGGTACCTCGTCTACCAGCACTTCAACGGCAACATCACCTCCGTCTCCAGCGACGGCGCGGGCACCGGCGGCTTCAGCAAGGACCGGGCGATCAACGTCCTGGTGATCGGGACCGACAAGCGCACCGGTGAGGGCAACGAGGGCTACGGGGACAAGGAGAGCGCCGGCCACGCCGACACCACCATCCTCTTCCACGTGTCCAAGGACCGTACGAACGCCACCGCCCTGAGCATCCCGCGCGACCTGATAGCGACCGTCCCGGACTGTCCGACGGCGCAGGACGACGGTACGACGAAGACCATCCCCGGCACCGAGGGAGACCGCTTCAACACCAGCCTCGGCCAGTCCGGCCGGTCCCCCAGCTGCACGATGCGCACGGTCACCGAACTGACCGGCATCGAGGTCGACCACTTCATGGTCGCCGACTTCAACGCGGTCAAGACCCTGACCACCGCCGTCGACGGGGTGGACGTGTGCCTGGACAAGGACATCAAGGACGCGAAGTCCCACCTGGACCTTCCCAAGGGGGAGCACACCCTCCAGGGCGAGGAGGCCCTCTCCTTCCTGCGGACGCGCTACTCGGTCGGCTTCGGCAGCGACCTGAGCCGCATCGAGCTCCAGCAGCAGTTCCTGGGCTCCCTGATGCGGAAGCTGAAGTCGAACGACACCCTGACCAGCCCCACCAAGATGTGGACCCTCGCGGAGGCTGCCACCCAGGCGCTCACCGTCGACGACAAGATCGCCGACATCAACGAACTGCGCAAGCTGGGCATGGAACTGGCCTCGGTCGACCCGAAGAACATCACCTTCACCACGGTCCCGGTGCTGGACAACCCCAACGACAAGGCCACGGTCATACTGGACACCACCAGGGCGCCGCAGGTCTTCTCGATGATGCGTGAGGACGTCTCCTTCACGGAGGTCGCGGCCCAGAAGAAGGCCGCGGCGAAGGAGAAGGAAGCCGCCAAGCTCAAGGGCGAGATGGCCGACCCGGCCGATGTGCGCGTCGACGTCTACAACGGCGGCGCCCCGGGGGGCTCCGCGCAGAGCGCCCTGGACTGGCTGCAGAACGAGCAGGGCGTCCTGAAGTCCGCGAACAAGTCGAACGCGCCGCAGGACGTGAAGCGGACCCAGCTCGTCTACGCCCCCGACCAGGCCGACCAGGCCCGCCGGCTCGCCGACATGATGGGCCTGACGGCCTCCGCCCTGAAGCCGACGACGACGGACGCGGGCGAGATGGAACCGATGGTCCTGACCCTGGGTCCCGACTTCCAGAAGGCCGGAACCCCGCTCAGTGCCCCGAAGCAGGCCCCGAAGGACATCCAGCGCGTCGAGGCGGACAAGCAGGTCTGTGCGAAGTAG